The following proteins come from a genomic window of Syntrophales bacterium:
- a CDS encoding fused MFS/spermidine synthase, with amino-acid sequence MNKSFHRPFLSRIAILLFILIGTPQAAIAESEKTLYEGDSIYNHITIRQAGTNRCMIFGRHRDQRQTCMSIPRPDESVFEYTAMMFVGFRFLPDTRNVCLIGLGGGYIPTVFRMHLPQVRLQSVEVDPLVVRLAKEHFSFQLAAGHALSVTDGRQYLRRTPEKFDQIWIDAFNSDYIPAHMTTREFLELCRSRLSQNGIVVQNVHNSNQLFDAQVTTFRSVFRYVYVFEGANSSNSIIVAAREPLYAPPRFCGEQCRGRIGPIDLVRESRKFNPTPAIRKERILTDDFNPANLLLNRK; translated from the coding sequence ATGAACAAATCTTTCCACAGGCCTTTCCTGTCCCGCATCGCCATCCTCCTCTTCATTCTCATCGGGACACCGCAGGCGGCCATCGCGGAAAGCGAGAAAACCCTCTATGAAGGGGATTCGATCTACAACCACATTACCATCCGTCAGGCCGGCACGAACCGCTGTATGATCTTCGGACGGCATCGGGACCAGCGTCAGACCTGCATGAGCATCCCGCGACCCGACGAATCCGTCTTCGAATACACGGCCATGATGTTCGTCGGGTTCCGGTTCCTGCCGGACACACGGAACGTCTGCCTGATCGGTCTGGGAGGAGGCTATATACCGACCGTCTTCCGCATGCACCTGCCCCAGGTGCGGCTCCAGTCCGTGGAGGTGGATCCGCTGGTGGTCCGGCTGGCAAAGGAACACTTTTCGTTTCAGCTCGCGGCCGGCCATGCCCTGTCCGTTACCGACGGCCGGCAATATCTTCGCAGAACGCCCGAGAAATTCGATCAGATCTGGATCGACGCCTTCAATTCCGATTACATCCCGGCACACATGACGACCCGTGAGTTCCTCGAACTCTGCCGCTCAAGGCTGTCGCAGAACGGGATCGTCGTCCAGAACGTCCATAATTCGAACCAGCTTTTCGACGCCCAGGTAACGACCTTCCGGAGCGTCTTCCGCTACGTCTATGTTTTCGAGGGAGCGAACAGCAGCAACTCCATCATCGTCGCCGCCCGGGAACCCCTTTATGCGCCGCCCAGGTTCTGCGGAGAACAGTGCAGAGGCCGGATCGGACCGATCGACCTGGTCCGGGAATCCCGGAAATTCAACCCCACTCCCGCGATCCGGAAGGAAAGGATCCTGACGGACGATTTCAATCCGGCCAATCTGCTTCTGAATAGGAAATAA
- the trpB gene encoding tryptophan synthase subunit beta: MKTNRQPDRRGHFGPFGGRYAAETLMPALYELEAAYREARRDAQFRREFRILQRDYAGRETPLYFASRLTESLGGARIYLKREDLNHTGSHKINNTLGQALLARRMGKRKVIAETGAGQHGVATATVAALFGMECRVFMGEEDIRRQAPNVYRMKILGAEVVPVSSGTATLKDAMNEAMRYWTASVRDTFYVIGTTAGPHPYPMMVRDFQSAIGRETRRQILEKEGRLPDLLVACVGGGSNAMGLFYPFRNDPSVEMVGVEAAGLGLATGMHAASITAGRIGVLHGNKTFLLQDDYGQVRDAHSIAAGLDYPGVGPEHSAFHAGGRARYVAVPDREAMAAFSLLSRIEGIIPAMESAHAVAYAMTLAPTLGKDRIMIVNLSGRGDKDAEVMAKKQGKEDDHGTH; the protein is encoded by the coding sequence ATGAAGACGAACAGGCAGCCGGACCGGCGCGGCCATTTCGGCCCCTTCGGGGGGCGCTATGCCGCGGAGACCCTCATGCCGGCCCTTTACGAGCTGGAAGCGGCCTATCGGGAGGCCCGGCGTGACGCGCAGTTCCGGAGGGAATTCAGGATCCTGCAGAGGGACTACGCGGGCCGGGAGACGCCCCTCTATTTCGCTTCCCGCCTGACGGAATCCCTCGGCGGTGCGCGGATCTACCTGAAACGGGAAGACCTGAACCACACGGGCTCGCACAAGATCAACAACACCCTGGGGCAGGCCCTCCTGGCCCGGCGCATGGGCAAGCGGAAGGTCATCGCCGAGACCGGGGCGGGCCAGCACGGCGTGGCCACGGCCACCGTGGCGGCCCTCTTCGGCATGGAATGCCGCGTCTTCATGGGCGAGGAGGACATCCGCCGCCAGGCGCCCAACGTCTACCGCATGAAGATCCTCGGGGCCGAGGTGGTTCCTGTCTCCTCCGGGACGGCGACGCTGAAGGACGCCATGAACGAGGCCATGCGATACTGGACCGCCTCCGTCCGGGACACCTTCTACGTCATCGGCACGACGGCGGGTCCCCACCCCTACCCGATGATGGTCCGCGACTTCCAGAGCGCCATCGGACGGGAGACGAGACGGCAGATCCTGGAGAAGGAGGGGCGGCTGCCGGACCTGCTGGTGGCCTGTGTCGGTGGAGGGAGCAACGCCATGGGGCTGTTTTATCCGTTCCGGAACGACCCATCCGTTGAGATGGTCGGCGTCGAGGCGGCGGGGCTGGGCCTGGCGACGGGGATGCATGCCGCCAGCATCACCGCCGGCCGGATCGGCGTCCTCCACGGAAACAAGACCTTCCTGCTGCAGGACGATTACGGCCAGGTGCGGGACGCCCATTCCATTGCCGCGGGGCTCGATTATCCCGGCGTGGGACCCGAGCATAGCGCGTTTCATGCCGGCGGCCGCGCCCGTTACGTCGCCGTCCCTGACCGGGAAGCCATGGCGGCCTTCTCCTTGCTGTCCCGGATCGAGGGCATCATCCCCGCCATGGAAAGCGCCCATGCCGTCGCTTATGCCATGACGCTGGCGCCGACGCTGGGGAAGGACCGAATCATGATCGTAAACCTCTCCGGCCGAGGAGACAAGGATGCTGAGGTCATGGCGAAGAAGCAGGGAAAGGAGGACGACCATGGTACGCATTGA
- a CDS encoding cold-shock protein: MAEGKVKWFNEQKGFGFIEKDEGGDVFVHFSAIQGAGFKTLVEGQRVSFDVTQGKKGPAAENVKPL, from the coding sequence ATGGCAGAAGGCAAGGTGAAGTGGTTCAACGAGCAGAAGGGCTTTGGGTTCATCGAGAAGGATGAAGGCGGCGATGTGTTTGTCCATTTCAGCGCGATTCAGGGTGCCGGCTTCAAGACACTGGTCGAGGGTCAGCGCGTGAGTTTCGATGTCACGCAGGGCAAGAAAGGCCCCGCAGCGGAAAACGTAAAGCCCCTGTAG
- a CDS encoding MBL fold metallo-hydrolase, producing the protein MIIESRGLLADGLYAIGGPHLPAYLVTGVAPVLFDAGMTFMGPAYRNALQERLGDAGRLRSVYLTHAHFDHCGACPYLKRHIPGLKIGAHRLAAETLRKASAIDLIRSLSRDCEELYRDRVGGEDISFDSLDVNIPLEDGAEVDPGGGMAFRVIATPGHTRDSVCYYIPRLKALITGEAVGVFDQNFTIQPEFLASYRDYTASLEKLLVLNLDLIMMSHYYTLTGEDARGYVARSLERTKAFRERIVRYLNDAGGDREAVVQRIHREDYLETGANLQEERPYLINLQAKVRVVAEGK; encoded by the coding sequence ATGATCATCGAGAGCAGGGGATTGCTGGCCGACGGACTGTATGCCATCGGGGGGCCGCACCTGCCGGCCTATCTGGTGACCGGGGTGGCGCCCGTTCTGTTTGACGCAGGCATGACTTTCATGGGGCCGGCCTACCGGAACGCCCTTCAGGAGCGCCTGGGAGACGCCGGGAGGCTTCGCTCCGTTTACCTGACCCATGCCCATTTCGATCATTGCGGTGCATGTCCTTACCTGAAGCGACACATCCCGGGCCTGAAGATAGGGGCGCACCGCCTCGCGGCGGAGACCCTGAGGAAGGCGAGCGCCATCGATCTGATCCGGAGCCTGAGCCGGGACTGCGAGGAACTGTATCGCGACCGGGTCGGCGGGGAGGACATCTCCTTTGATTCCTTGGACGTGAACATCCCGCTGGAAGACGGGGCCGAAGTGGATCCCGGCGGCGGCATGGCCTTCCGGGTGATCGCAACCCCCGGTCACACCCGGGATTCCGTCTGCTACTACATTCCCCGGCTGAAGGCCCTCATCACCGGCGAGGCCGTCGGCGTCTTCGATCAGAACTTCACAATTCAACCGGAGTTCCTGGCGAGCTACCGGGATTACACCGCCTCCCTCGAAAAGCTCCTTGTCCTGAATCTGGACCTCATCATGATGAGCCACTACTACACGCTCACCGGCGAGGACGCCCGGGGGTACGTGGCCCGTTCGCTGGAAAGGACAAAAGCCTTCCGGGAACGCATCGTACGTTACCTGAACGATGCCGGCGGGGATCGGGAGGCGGTCGTCCAGCGGATCCACCGGGAGGATTACCTGGAGACGGGAGCGAACCTCCAGGAAGAGAGGCCCTATCTCATCAACCTCCAGGCAAAAGTTCGGGTTGTGGCGGAGGGGAAATAG
- the trpA gene encoding tryptophan synthase subunit alpha, whose translation MVRIERAFAQRKAEGRKVFVAYLTAGDPDLETTEKLALALEAAGVDILEIGVPFSDPTADGPVIQAASQRALMRGTTLAGILERIASLRRRSDIPVVLFGYFNPILSYGVERFARDAAAAGVDGLLVVDLPFEESGELRRYSDPASLAFISLVAPTTDAARARNILRRASGFVYAISVTGVTGTSTPIQADIRRDLQRFRAETDLPIVAGFGIATAGQAAGIAPLADGIVVGSALVRLIAEKAGRNDLVETAASYAREIRMAIDGKRRKEPAGVGEGK comes from the coding sequence ATGGTACGCATTGAAAGGGCGTTTGCCCAAAGAAAAGCGGAGGGACGGAAGGTTTTCGTGGCCTACCTGACGGCGGGAGATCCGGACCTGGAGACGACGGAAAAACTGGCCCTGGCCCTGGAGGCCGCTGGAGTCGATATCCTCGAGATCGGGGTTCCCTTTTCCGATCCCACAGCCGATGGCCCCGTCATCCAGGCGGCGTCCCAGCGGGCGCTGATGCGGGGGACCACCCTGGCGGGCATTCTCGAACGAATCGCCTCCCTGCGCCGGCGGTCCGACATTCCCGTGGTGCTGTTCGGATACTTCAATCCCATTTTGAGCTACGGCGTCGAGCGGTTTGCCCGGGATGCCGCTGCCGCTGGTGTAGACGGGCTTCTCGTCGTTGATCTTCCCTTCGAGGAGTCCGGAGAGTTGAGGAGGTACAGTGATCCGGCGAGCCTGGCATTCATATCGCTCGTTGCGCCCACGACCGACGCGGCGCGGGCAAGAAATATTCTCCGCCGGGCGTCGGGGTTCGTCTATGCCATCTCCGTGACAGGGGTGACGGGAACAAGCACGCCGATACAGGCTGACATCCGTCGCGATCTGCAGAGGTTCCGGGCGGAGACGGACCTGCCGATCGTTGCCGGGTTTGGCATTGCCACGGCCGGGCAGGCCGCCGGAATCGCGCCCTTGGCCGACGGTATCGTCGTCGGCAGTGCGCTGGTCCGGCTGATCGCAGAGAAGGCGGGCCGAAACGATCTTGTCGAAACAGCGGCATCCTATGCCCGGGAGATCCGGATGGCCATCGATGGAAAGCGGCGGAAGGAACCGGCTGGTGTTGGGGAGGGAAAGTAA
- a CDS encoding fused MFS/spermidine synthase — MVLVYLAFALLLFMFGAVIMSLEILSSNLMSPYFGGSVYIWGSIISSFMVHFSIGYVLGGYLAKRAFKVSLFTFLLAVSAVWVLFIPQMHAPACNFIADRIVDVRAGSLAAMNILFFFPITIMAMVSPYIIGILTHYHRDSSWTAGLVLFLSTLGSFVGTNLTAFFLIDWFPVSRIVAGLGWICLAASLLVLSFRLDRKLGRASRIRL; from the coding sequence ATGGTACTTGTCTACTTGGCGTTTGCATTGCTGCTGTTCATGTTCGGAGCGGTCATCATGAGCCTCGAAATCCTCTCTTCGAACCTGATGTCCCCGTATTTCGGGGGCTCCGTCTACATCTGGGGGAGCATCATCAGTTCCTTCATGGTCCACTTCTCGATCGGATATGTCCTCGGTGGATACCTGGCAAAACGGGCCTTCAAGGTATCCCTTTTCACATTTCTCCTTGCCGTCAGTGCGGTCTGGGTGCTTTTCATCCCACAGATGCACGCCCCCGCATGCAACTTCATCGCCGACCGGATCGTCGATGTCCGCGCGGGTTCCCTCGCAGCCATGAATATCCTCTTCTTCTTTCCCATCACGATCATGGCCATGGTATCCCCTTACATCATCGGGATCCTGACGCACTATCACCGTGATTCGAGCTGGACGGCAGGATTGGTCCTCTTCCTGTCAACCCTCGGCTCCTTCGTGGGGACGAATCTGACGGCCTTTTTCCTGATCGACTGGTTCCCCGTGTCGAGGATCGTCGCCGGGCTGGGCTGGATCTGCCTTGCCGCTTCCCTGCTGGTTTTGTCGTTCCGCCTGGACAGGAAACTCGGCCGTGCCTCCCGGATTCGTCTGTAA